The proteins below come from a single Panulirus ornatus isolate Po-2019 chromosome 72, ASM3632096v1, whole genome shotgun sequence genomic window:
- the LOC139748057 gene encoding uncharacterized protein isoform X1 gives MEAKNITSVRQKQQQMEAKNITSVRQKQQQMEAKNITSVQKQRRMKANCDIATHLDQEVIQRILDGLVERQELRNRILVQQMKVPEAVALKQLGRLLQLMDAFPDFNMGGLFILGKSKLVSIASFVATYLVILLQFNLSDPTEAAVPQETTNTTVHPTC, from the exons ATGGAGGCCAAGAACATCACGAGCGTTCGTCAGAAGCAGCAACAAATGGAGGCCAAGAACATTACGAGCGTTCGTCAGAAGCAGCAACAAATGGAGGCCAAGAACATTACGAGCGTTCAAAAGCAGCGACGAATGAAGGCCAATTGTGACATCGCGACCCATTTAGACCAAGAAGTCATACAAAGGATCCTAGATGGACTTGTCGAG AGGCAGGAGCTGCGCAACAGAATCCTCGTGCAACAGATGAAGGTTCCTGAAGCTGTGGCTCTCAAG CAGCTGGGTCGACTGCTGCAGCTGATGGACGCCTTCCCGGACTTCAACATGGGCGGTCTCTTCATCCTCGGCAAGAGCAAACTTGTTAGC ATCGCCAGCTTCGTAGCCACGTACCTGGTCATCTTGCTGCAGTTCAACTTAAGTGATCCCACTGAGGCGGCAGTGCCGCAGGAGACGACCAACACCACAGTCCACCCCACATGTTGA
- the LOC139748057 gene encoding uncharacterized protein isoform X2: MEAKNITSVRQKQQQMEAKNITSVRQKQQQMEAKNITSVQKQRRMKANCDIATHLDQEVIQRILDGLVERQELRNRILVQQMKVPEAVALKLGRLLQLMDAFPDFNMGGLFILGKSKLVSIASFVATYLVILLQFNLSDPTEAAVPQETTNTTVHPTC; encoded by the exons ATGGAGGCCAAGAACATCACGAGCGTTCGTCAGAAGCAGCAACAAATGGAGGCCAAGAACATTACGAGCGTTCGTCAGAAGCAGCAACAAATGGAGGCCAAGAACATTACGAGCGTTCAAAAGCAGCGACGAATGAAGGCCAATTGTGACATCGCGACCCATTTAGACCAAGAAGTCATACAAAGGATCCTAGATGGACTTGTCGAG AGGCAGGAGCTGCGCAACAGAATCCTCGTGCAACAGATGAAGGTTCCTGAAGCTGTGGCTCTCAAG CTGGGTCGACTGCTGCAGCTGATGGACGCCTTCCCGGACTTCAACATGGGCGGTCTCTTCATCCTCGGCAAGAGCAAACTTGTTAGC ATCGCCAGCTTCGTAGCCACGTACCTGGTCATCTTGCTGCAGTTCAACTTAAGTGATCCCACTGAGGCGGCAGTGCCGCAGGAGACGACCAACACCACAGTCCACCCCACATGTTGA